The Fusobacterium sp. FSA-380-WT-3A genome has a window encoding:
- a CDS encoding MalY/PatB family protein — protein MYYNFDYYPDRRNTGCFKYDYSEKKYGVKNLLPFSVADMDFKVAPEITEKIKEVADKGVYGYSFLTEKYYNSTINILKKFNWNVEKEEIIFCPRIIQAMAVAVNTFSGEGDEIMYLSPGYSPLTECITDNHRIAVGIPLKREKDSYIIDYEEIENKISSKTKIFLLVNPHNPTGRVWTKEELRKISDICEKNSLIIISDEIHASFVYNNMKYNPFATISDYAANNSIIFQSISKTFNIPGIHLSNAIIKNYNLRYPFKKKVDSYGVHEGNIFIEPIVCTAEKIYDTWVSEINSYIYENYLYLKEFFKENFKELEVCKMEGTFLVWINYSNSNYSKEDIYSWFFKRAKIAVQFGEEFGETGKGYIRFNIACPKEILKEALNLLKEFK, from the coding sequence ATGTATTATAACTTTGATTATTATCCTGATAGAAGAAATACAGGATGTTTTAAATATGATTATAGTGAAAAAAAATATGGAGTAAAAAATTTATTACCATTTTCTGTAGCTGACATGGATTTTAAAGTAGCACCAGAAATAACTGAAAAAATAAAAGAAGTTGCAGATAAAGGCGTATATGGATATAGTTTTTTAACAGAAAAATATTATAATTCTACAATAAATATACTAAAAAAATTTAATTGGAATGTAGAAAAGGAAGAAATAATTTTTTGTCCAAGAATTATTCAAGCAATGGCAGTAGCTGTAAATACTTTTAGTGGAGAAGGAGACGAAATAATGTATTTATCTCCTGGATATTCTCCTTTAACTGAATGTATAACAGATAATCATAGAATAGCAGTTGGAATTCCCTTAAAAAGAGAAAAAGATTCTTATATTATAGATTATGAAGAAATAGAAAATAAAATATCTTCAAAAACTAAAATATTTTTATTAGTAAATCCTCATAATCCAACAGGACGTGTTTGGACTAAAGAAGAATTAAGAAAAATATCAGATATTTGTGAAAAAAATTCTTTAATTATTATTAGTGATGAAATTCATGCAAGTTTTGTATATAACAATATGAAATATAATCCATTTGCAACAATTTCAGATTATGCAGCAAATAATTCTATAATTTTTCAATCTATAAGTAAAACTTTCAATATTCCAGGAATTCATTTATCGAATGCAATAATAAAAAATTATAATTTGAGATATCCTTTTAAAAAGAAAGTTGATTCATATGGAGTACATGAAGGAAATATATTTATAGAACCAATAGTATGTACAGCTGAAAAAATTTATGATACTTGGGTTTCAGAAATAAATAGCTATATTTATGAAAATTATCTTTATTTAAAAGAATTTTTTAAAGAAAATTTTAAAGAACTAGAAGTATGTAAAATGGAAGGAACATTTTTAGTATGGATAAATTATAGTAATAGTAATTATAGTAAAGAAGATATTTATTCTTGGTTTTTTAAAAGAGCAAAAATAGCTGTTCAGTTTGGAGAAGAATTTGGAGAAACTGGAAAAGGATATATAAGATTTAATATAGCATGTCCTAAAGAAATTTTAAAAGAAGCTTTAAATTTGTTAAAGGAGTTTAAATAG
- the nhaC gene encoding Na+/H+ antiporter NhaC has product MKEKKQPSFYLTLLPILAMIVLTSVGYIINEIQIEPIILIATVLAVLIAYKHGYTWDEIMDKITEKIAKALPAILILVIVGILIGTWMFGGTIPLMMYYGLKIINPEHLLITAFWVTSITSVCTGTSWGSAGTIGVALMGVAAGLGVNNAAVAGAVISGAYFGDKLSPLSDTTNLAPIAAGSNLYDHIKHQLWTTLPSFILASIVYIIVGLKTGQAADTPEKVKIIMEFLSGNFDLNIFLLIPVILVLGGSILKKPTIPVMIISSLISIFNGIFFQHLSLKQGFTAMMNGFNISMLPGVNASEVIPDILKLLNRGGASSMLGTVLMAYFAFSFAASIDIIGGFESIISRIVKANSGRFKLIATTLATCLTTVAVTCNGALSILLCGEMFQESFIRAKLDPKNLSRCLEDAITVTETLMPWTLAGAYMATTLGVPTLEYLPWAVLNYSGIIFALIWAYTGIGIAKLPETKE; this is encoded by the coding sequence ATGAAAGAAAAGAAACAGCCTAGTTTTTATTTAACATTATTACCTATTTTAGCAATGATTGTATTAACTTCAGTAGGTTATATAATCAATGAGATTCAAATTGAACCAATTATTTTAATTGCAACTGTTTTAGCTGTTTTAATAGCTTATAAACATGGATATACTTGGGATGAAATAATGGATAAAATAACTGAAAAAATAGCAAAAGCTTTACCAGCTATTTTAATTTTAGTTATAGTTGGAATATTAATTGGAACATGGATGTTTGGTGGAACTATTCCATTAATGATGTACTATGGATTAAAAATAATTAATCCAGAGCATTTGCTTATAACAGCGTTTTGGGTAACTTCTATTACTTCAGTATGTACAGGAACTTCATGGGGAAGTGCAGGAACAATAGGAGTAGCATTAATGGGAGTAGCTGCAGGATTAGGAGTAAATAATGCAGCGGTAGCGGGAGCAGTAATATCAGGTGCATATTTTGGTGACAAATTATCACCATTATCAGATACAACAAACCTAGCTCCAATAGCAGCTGGTTCTAATCTTTATGATCATATAAAACATCAATTATGGACAACTTTACCTTCATTTATATTAGCTTCGATTGTTTATATAATTGTTGGATTAAAAACAGGACAAGCAGCTGATACTCCTGAAAAAGTAAAAATTATTATGGAATTTTTAAGTGGAAATTTTGATTTAAATATATTTTTATTAATTCCAGTTATTTTAGTATTAGGTGGTTCAATTTTGAAAAAACCAACAATACCTGTAATGATAATTTCTAGTTTAATTTCAATATTTAATGGAATATTTTTCCAACATTTATCTTTGAAGCAAGGATTTACAGCTATGATGAATGGATTTAATATTAGTATGTTACCTGGAGTAAATGCTAGTGAAGTAATACCAGATATATTAAAACTTCTTAACAGGGGAGGAGCTTCTTCAATGTTAGGAACTGTTTTAATGGCATATTTTGCTTTTAGTTTTGCAGCTAGTATAGATATAATAGGTGGATTTGAAAGTATAATAAGTAGAATAGTTAAGGCAAATAGTGGTAGATTTAAACTAATTGCGACAACTTTAGCAACATGTTTAACAACAGTAGCAGTGACATGTAATGGAGCTTTATCTATTTTATTATGTGGAGAAATGTTTCAAGAATCATTTATTAGAGCAAAATTAGATCCTAAAAATCTATCTCGTTGTTTAGAAGATGCTATAACAGTAACAGAAACATTGATGCCTTGGACTCTAGCAGGAGCTTATATGGCAACAACTTTAGGAGTGCCAACATTAGAATATTTACCATGGGCAGTATTAAATTATAGTGGAATAATTTTTGCTTTAATTTGGGCATATACAGGTATAGGAATAGCTAAATTACCAGAAACTAAGGAGTAA
- a CDS encoding helix-turn-helix domain-containing protein, which translates to MIENNEKKLYEEILNTWIDENETEEITNERFKKLDKKAEILYEFVIAYNSYMNTKKDYGTGEELSMIEAHILLDIVDNKGITVTELSKKWRKTKSAISQTIKSLLKKEYIYRENSQTDAKIFYLLPKEKAFKFVLAHKKYDNIDIIKTNKLLLKKFSIEELGTFYKVLEEYTNILNKKK; encoded by the coding sequence ATGATAGAAAATAATGAAAAAAAATTATATGAAGAGATTTTAAACACATGGATTGATGAAAATGAAACAGAAGAAATTACAAACGAAAGATTTAAAAAATTAGATAAAAAAGCTGAAATATTATATGAATTTGTAATAGCATATAATAGTTATATGAATACAAAAAAAGATTATGGAACTGGAGAAGAATTATCAATGATAGAGGCTCATATTCTTTTAGATATAGTTGATAATAAAGGAATTACAGTTACGGAATTATCGAAAAAATGGAGAAAAACAAAAAGTGCTATTTCACAAACTATAAAAAGTCTTTTAAAAAAAGAATATATTTATAGAGAAAACTCTCAAACAGATGCTAAAATTTTTTATCTTTTACCAAAAGAAAAAGCATTTAAATTTGTATTAGCCCATAAAAAGTATGATAATATAGATATAATAAAAACAAATAAACTATTATTAAAAAAATTTTCTATAGAAGAACTTGGTACATTTTATAAAGTTCTTGAGGAATATACAAATATACTTAATAAAAAAAAGTAA
- a CDS encoding RidA family protein has translation MKKIINTSKAPAALGPYSQAVEVNGTLYISGQIPFVPETMTLVSDDVKAQTKQSLENLKAILDEAGYAFKDVVKATCFIKNMDDFGAINEVYNEYLGEVKPARACVEVARLPKDVKVEIELIAVK, from the coding sequence ATGAAAAAAATAATAAATACATCAAAAGCACCAGCAGCTTTAGGACCATATTCACAAGCAGTAGAGGTAAATGGAACTTTATATATATCAGGACAAATACCATTTGTGCCAGAAACAATGACATTAGTATCAGATGATGTAAAAGCTCAAACAAAACAATCATTAGAAAATTTAAAAGCAATATTAGATGAAGCAGGATATGCATTTAAAGATGTAGTAAAAGCAACATGTTTCATAAAAAATATGGATGACTTTGGAGCAATAAATGAAGTATATAACGAGTATTTAGGAGAAGTAAAACCAGCAAGAGCTTGTGTAGAAGTAGCAAGATTACCAAAAGATGTAAAAGTAGAAATAGAATTAATAGCTGTAAAATAA
- a CDS encoding transcriptional regulator has protein sequence MQFTEKDKIILESYKNLVYGLADYLGPDSEVVLHSLENYESSVIEIAGQNTNRKKGAPITDLALNMLKEMNDSNNKISFLTYFTKSKNDKKMKSSTIAIYGENKRIIGLLCINYNLECSLTDFIKNFTYIDDEYENHENRKVKLNENFSNTVEELINESVERIRKKVESNDEISNNNKNKEIIKKLYEDGIFNMKDSVLTVAKKLKISKNTVYLHLRNIEK, from the coding sequence ATGCAATTTACAGAAAAAGATAAAATTATTTTAGAATCATATAAGAATTTAGTTTATGGATTAGCAGATTATTTAGGACCTGATTCAGAAGTAGTATTACATAGTTTAGAAAATTATGAAAGTTCTGTTATAGAAATAGCAGGGCAAAATACTAATCGAAAAAAAGGAGCTCCTATTACAGATTTAGCACTTAATATGTTAAAGGAGATGAATGATTCTAATAATAAGATAAGTTTTCTTACTTATTTTACTAAAAGTAAAAATGATAAAAAAATGAAATCTAGTACAATTGCTATTTATGGAGAAAATAAAAGAATAATAGGATTATTATGTATAAATTATAATCTCGAATGCTCTTTAACAGATTTTATTAAAAATTTTACATATATTGATGATGAATATGAAAATCATGAAAATAGAAAAGTAAAATTAAATGAAAATTTTTCTAATACAGTTGAAGAGTTGATAAATGAATCAGTAGAAAGAATTAGAAAAAAAGTTGAATCAAATGATGAAATATCAAATAATAATAAAAATAAAGAAATTATAAAAAAATTATATGAAGATGGTATATTTAATATGAAAGATAGTGTTTTAACAGTAGCAAAGAAACTAAAAATATCTAAAAATACAGTTTATCTTCATTTGAGAAATATTGAAAAATAA